GCGGTGCTGGCCGGCACCCAGTCGATCAGCGGCAACCTGGGGCTGATCCGGGCCCTGCACTTCCCCCGCGCCAGTCTGCCGCTGTCCACCACGGTGACCCAGTTCCAGCAGCTGCTCGCCTCGATGGTGGTGCTGATCGGCATCGTGCTGGTCACCGGCGAGCCGCTCACCCTGAAGTGGCTGATGCTGGTGCCGGCCCTGCTGCTGCAGGCGGTGTTCAACGCCGGCGTGGTGCTGCTGGTGGCCCGGATGGGCGCCAAGGCGAGCGACCTGAAGCAGGTCATGCCGTTCATCATGCGCACCTGGATGTACGGCTCCGGCGTCCTCTACAGCGTCAGCCTCTTCGAGCGCCTGCCCGGCTGGGCGACCACACTTGTCCAGTTCAATCCGCTGCTGGTCTACATCGAGCTGGCCCGCTACGCGCTGCTCGATCAGCCGCCACTGCTCAACGAGTCGCTGACCCAGCTCTGGCTGGTCGCCGCTGGTTGGGCGCTGGTGGGCGGGATCGGTGGCTACATCTACTTCTGGCGCGGCGAACAGGAGTACGGCCGTGGTTGATCAAATGCATGCCACCGACGAGGCGACAGTGGCCCTGCCCGTGCTGGCGCCGGAACGGATCCCCACAGTGGTGGTGGACGACGCGCACATCATCTACCGGGTGCACAAGGGTGCCGCCGGTGGCACCACGCCGGTGGCCGCGCTGCGCCGGCTGGTCAAGCGCACGTCCGCCCCGAACGTGCGGGAGGTGCACGCGGTCAAGGGGATCTCCTTCACCGCGTACCGGGGCGAGGCGATCGGGCTGATCGGCAGCAACGGCTCCGGCAAGTCGACCCTGCTGCGGGCCATCGCCGGCCTGCTCCCGGTCAACCGGGGCGCGATCCACACCCAGGGGCAGCCCTCGCTGCTGGGCGTGAACGCGGCCCTGCTCAACGACCTCTCGGGTGAGCGCAACGTCACCCTCGGTTGCCTGGCGATGGGGATGCACCCCGACGACGTGGCCCAGCAGGCCGCGGGGATCATCGACTTCTCCGGGATCAACGAGCGGGGCGACTTCGCCAGCCTGCCGATGCGCACGTACTCGTCCGGCATGGCGGCCCGGCTGCGGTTCTCCATCGCCGCCGCCAAGAAGCACGACGTGCTGCTCATCGACGAGGCGCTCGCCACCGGCGACAAGGGCTTCCGCAAGCGCAGCGAGCAGCGGGTGCGGGAGCTGCGTGAGGGCGCCGGCACGGTGTTCCTGGTCAGCCACCAGCTCTCCTCGGTACGGGACACCTGTGAACGGACCATCTGGCTGGAATCCGGCGTCCTGCGGATGGACGGGCCCACCAACGACGTGATCCGGGCATACGAGGCGTACGCCAACAGCAAGTAGAGTGCCGGCGAACCTCCGGCATCGACATGGCGCCATGAACCCGCGTCGCCCGCGTGGGGGCGACGCGGTTCGCGCGTTAAGGTTCATTCCGTCGCCGCTCGGGCGGAACCTTCCGTTAAACACATCGCTGAGAGTGAGGATCCGGCAATGACGCAGGACCAGACCACTGGCCCGGACGCCACACCGGAGACCCCGGCACCATGGCGGCCCTCACGGACGGTGGCCGTGGTGCTGGCCGGCGGCACCGGGACCCGGCTGGGCCTCGGCATCCCGAAGCAGCTGCTGAAGATCGCCGGTAAGCCGATCATCGAGCACACGCTGGCGGTCTTCGAGGCCGCTCCCGAGATCGACGAGATCATCGTGCTGATGGCCACCGGGCACGTCGAGGACGCCCGGCAGATCGTCGAGAAGGCCGGCCTGCGCAAGGTCACCAAGGTGATCGAGGGCGGCGAGACCCGTAACGCGACCACCCGGATAGCGCTGGACGCGGTCGGCCCGGCGGACTGCAACATCCTCTTCCACGACGCGGTGCGCCCGCTGCTCAGCGGCCGGATCGTGCGCGAGTGCGTCAACGCGCTCTGGACCTACGACGCCGTGGACGTGGCCATCCCGTCCGCCGACACGATCATCCAGGTGGACGAGAACGACTGCATCACCGACATCCCGGTGCGCTCCCGGCTGCGCCGCGGGCAGACCCCGCAGGCGTTCCGCTCCCCCACCATCCGCGAGGCGTACCGGATCGCCGAGGGTGACCCGGACTTCGCCGCCACCGACGACTGCGGTGTGGTGCTGCGCTACCTGCCGGGCACCCCGATCAAGGTGATCGACGGCTCGGACGAGAACATCAAGGTCACCCACCCGGTCGACGTGCACCTGGCGGACAAGCTCTTCCAGCTCGCCGCCGCCCAGGCACCCCGGCTGACCGACCATCGCAGCTACACCGAGGAGCTGACCGGCCGCACCATCGTGGTGTTCGGTGGCAGCTACGGCATCGGCCACGAGCTGACCGAGCTGGCCCGGCGCCTCGGCGCCCAGGTCTTCCCGTTCAGCCGCTCCACCACCGGCACGCACGTGGAGCGGGCCGAGGACGTCGAGGCCGCGCTGAAGACCGCCTTCGAGGCCACCGGCCGGATCGACCACGTGGTGGTCACCGCCGGGATCCTGGAGAGGGGCGCCCTCGCCGAGATGGACGAGGAGACGATGGACCGGGTGCTCCAGGTCAACTTCGTCGGCCCGGTGACCATCGCCCGGCAGTCCCTGCCGTACCTCCAGCAGACCAAGGGCCAGCTGCTGCTCTACACCTCCAGCTCGTACACCCGGGGGCGGGCCCGCTACGCGCTCTACTCCGCCACCAAGGCCGCCCTGGTCAACCTCACCCAGGCGCTGGCCGACGAGTGGGCCGACGTCGGCGTACGGGTCAACTGCATCAACCCGGAGCGGACCGCCACCCCGATGCGGACTCGGGCCTTCGGCGAGGAGCCGGAGCACACCCTGCTCGCCGCGGAGGCCGTCGCCCAGTCCTCGCTCGACGTGCTGATCTCCGACCTGACCGGCCAGGTGATCGACGTACGCAGGGCGCCCGGCGACGGGCCCTCCGCGAGCGTGCCGGCCCAGTCGGGGCCGGGGCGGGTCGGTTCACCGGCCGGTGCGGCCTCCGTGAGCTGACCCTGACGGCGACGGACCCGGGACGGCAGCGAACGGAGCGACATGCGTGGTGATCTGGTCCGAAAGCTGGCCGCCCGGTGCCTGAGCACCGGCCTGGCCGTGCTGGCCTTCGTCGTGGTGGCGCTGACCGGCGCCACCGGATGGGGGCTGGCGCTGGCCGTCGCCGCGCTGGTCGCGGCGGCCGCGGAGCAGCGGATCCGGCCCGGCGCTGACCTCGTCGCCGAGACGACGCTGATCGGCGCCGCCGTCCTGGTCGGATACTCCCGGCGGCTGGACGATGGGCTGGATTCGGCGCTGGTCGCCACCGCGCTGGTCCTGCTGGGGCTGGTGCTGCTGGTGGGGCCGCTGCGGACCGCCGGCAACCTGGAGATCCGGGTGGCCAACCTGCCGGTGCGGGCCTGGACGCCGCTGATCGCCGACCAGCTCGGCACCGCCCTGCTCGGGCTGCTCGGCGCGGTGACGCTCGCCGCCGCGGTGGCTCTGCCCGCCTCCGTGGCGCTGGTCGCCAGCCTGTTGGTCGGCGCCGGAGCCGGGGCGGTCGCACTGGACCTGGCCCGGCGCCGCTTCCGGCCGGCCGGCCATGGTGGGGCGGTGGCGCGCGCGCTGCGCCGGCACCAGCCGGAGTTCCTGCTCTACTTCTCCGCGCCTCCCGGCTCGGAGTACCAGGTCACCATGTGGCTGCCGTACCTGGAGCGGATCGGCCGGCCGTTCATGGTCGTGCTGCGCGAGCCCGAATTTTTGGCGCCGATCGCCGCGGCCACCACCGCACCGGTGGTCTACTGCCCCACCCTCCGGGCGTTGGACGAGGCGCTGGTGCCGAGCCTGCGAGCGGCGTTCTACGTCAACCACGGGGCGAAGAACAGCCACTGCATCCGGTTCACCCAGCTCACCCACGTGCAACTGCACCACGGCGACAGCGACAAGGCGCCGAGCGCCAACCCGGTGTCGGGCATCTTCGACCGGATCTTCGTGGCCGGCCCGGCGGCGATCGACCGGTACGCCCGCGCCGGGGTGCAGATCCCGGCGGAGAAGTTCGTGGTGGTGGGCCGCCCGCAGGTCGAATCGATCGAGGTACGCCCGGAGCCCGTCCGCGGCCTGGCCTTCCCGACCGTGCTCTACACCCCGACCTGGACGGGGCACCACGCCGACGCCGACTACTGTTCGCTGCCGGTCGCCGAGGACCTGCTGCACCGGTTGCTGGAGCGCGGCGCCACGGTGATCCTGCGGGCCCACCCGTACACCGCGCACAACCCGGCCTCGGCCCGGCAGCTCGGCCGGTTGACCGAGCTGCTGCTCGCCGACCGGGCCCGCACCGGGCGGCAGCACGTGGTCGGCGCGGCGGCCCGGGAGTTGAGCCTGACCGAGTGCGTCAACCGGTCCGACGCCCTGGTCTCCGACGTGTCCGGGGTGATCTCGGACTACCTCTACTCCGGCAAGCCGTACGCCGTCACCGACATGGGCGACGAGGGCGAGCACTTCGTGGAGAACTTCCCGCTGGCCGGGGCGGGCTACGTGCTGCGCCGGGACATGTCGAATGTGGACGAGGTGCTGACCGCGCTGCTGGACACCGATCCGGCGGCCGAGAAGCGCTGGGTCACCCGCCGTCACTACCTGGGTGACTTCCCCGTCGAGTCGTACGCCGAGGCGTTCCTGACCGCCGCCCGCCGGGAGCTGGCGCCGACGAAGACCCTCGCCGCGCCCGCGCCGCTCTAGCCGGCCAGGGGCCGCCGGACGGCTCAGCGGTACGCGTCCAGCAGCGCCAGCACCGCCCCCGGGTTCTCCACGTGCGCGTTGTGCCCGAGCCCGGGCAGCGTGACGACCGGTACGCCGAACTCCTTGAGCTGCGCGTCGGTGACCATCGGGTCCTGCTCGCCGCGGGCCAGCACCACCGGCACGTCGGTCGCCGCCACCAGCGCGGCGAGGTCGAGATCGCCGACGGCGAACGCGGCCGGATCCATCGCGAGGCGCCACCGCCCGTCGACCTGGCGCAGCCCGGCGTCCACCACCGGGTGGTCGGGCGGGATCAGGCCGGCGAGCCCGGAGACGCGCAGGTAGCGACGGGCCGCCTCGCTGCGGCTGGCGAACCAGCTGATCGGGCGCACGGCCAGTTCGGCGGCGCGGGTCAGCTCGTCGGGTGACCAGACAGCCTTGATGCCCAGCCCGACCACCGCGTCCACCGGCAGTCCGGCGGCACGGGCGGCCAGCGCCAGGCCCACCACCCCGCCCAGTGAGTGCCCGAGCACGACGATCCGGTCGTCGGGGGCGAGGCCGTGGGCGATCCGCTCGGCGAACCCGGCGAAGGAGTACGACGGCAGCGGGGCCGACCAGCCGTGACCGGCGAGGTCCGGCGCCAGCCACCGCCCCGGCCAGTGCTGCTCCAGCAGCGGCGCCCAGGGCAGCCAGACGTCGCCGGTCGCCCCCATCCCGTGCAGCAGCAGCAGGACCGGCCCGCGGCCGGTGTGACCACCAGATTCATCCACCACGGCCGCAGTCTCCCACGGTTCGCCGACGGGTACGAGAGTCCTCGTCGGCGGGACGAGGACGAACCACCTCGCGCGGTACGGCTTCACCTGCAACATGGAAAACGCGGCGGGCGCCGGCCCCTCGTGGGGGACGGCGCCCGCGGCGGCTGCGCCCGGGTCAGGCGGAGTAACCCCGAGTGGCGATCCAGTTCGCCAGGTCGATCGTGGTGATCCAGTACGACGGGTCGGCGGCGTTCGCCGAGTCGGCGATCCGCACGGTCCGGCCGTTGTCCTTGTAACCCACCACGGCGATGTAGTGCCCGCCGCCGTAGGAGTGCCAGCCACCATCGGTGTCGGTGGCGTCGCCGACGACGTTGGCCACCACGCCCCGGCCGGCGGTGATCGCCGCGACCACGTCGGCCTGGAGCCGGTCCATCTGGGCCGGGCTGGGCGCACCGGCGAACATCCGGGTCCGGTACGGGGAGCCCTTCACCTCGGCGTTGAGCACCCGGGTGGTGTCCAGGGCCGAGTTGGTGCCCATCTCGGTGGTGCCCAGCTCGACGGCGAGCTCGTCCTGGGTGCGGTCGATACCGGTGGCGCTGAGCGCGTTGCGGGTGGCCGCCGGTCCACAGTTGTAGTACGTGTTCTGCGCCTGGTAGTCGTAGTCGAGCACCTTGGTCGCCGGCGGCTTCGGCGCCGGCTTACGGGTCAGGTCCGGGTTGCCGCTGGCCTTGGCGGCGGGCGACGCGGCGGCGCTGGCCGTCGGGGCGGCGGTGCTCGGCGAGGTGCTGGCCGAGGGGGACGCGACGCGGGCCTCGCCGCGGGACGCGACGGTGTCGCTGCGCATCTCGGCGACAGTGGTCGCGGTGTGCTGGCTGGCCGGGGCGTCGTCGGCGCCGGCGATCAGGGCGCCGGTGGTGGTCGCGAGCGCCAGGGCAGCGGCGGAGGCGGCGACGATCTGGTAGGGACGCTCGGTGGCCAGACGACGGAGCTGACGCTTCAGGGTGTGCTTCACGGGGTCCTCCACGGATCAGGGGGAGAGCGGCACACCGGGCCGGACCGATATCCGGGCAGGCGCCATCGCGCGGACCGTGGTCCGCGGGTGGTGAACCGCTCAGGGGTGTGCCCGGCGTGGCCGGGCGGGAGAGGCGGTGACCCGGGGGGTCAGCTCACCGGACGGATGAGCGGGGGCACCGCGGCGCCGTGGAGGCGGGGGAACAACCGGGGGGTGGAGAGGTGCTGCACGAGGATGGAACTCCTTCCGACACCGCCTACCGGGTTAGCTGACGGATTCGGGCGGGAAGATCGCCCTACCGCGGGCCGTGGCTCGCGGATTCACCCCGGACTTACTGATGGTTCCCCGGTTCGTTGATCACGATTGAGCGGGTCGGCGCGGCGTCGCCTCTTGCGATCGGTTACCGCACCGGACGGGACGACACTACTGGCCGGCCCAAGCCCTGCCAAGCCAGGTTCACCTGCGTAAACCTGAAATTGAGCGCCGATTTCTGCGCGTATTGCCACTGACGTGACTCGATGGGACAACCGGTTACGGTGGCGCCTACGGTCGACAACCAGACAGGCCGGCGACAATGCCGCCGGATTTGCGCGAACATTGCGCCGGATCGTGCCGACTGCCCGATCCGATGCCGGTGTGAGCGGGCTCACGCCCCTTGCGGGGCATTTCCGGTCAGCCCACCCGGGCCGGGCGCCAACGCGCCGCGGTCGCCGGACGCGCCGCCGCGGTCGCTGCCGGCCGGACCGGCACCCGGACCGGCCGCAACCGGGCCGCCGCCGCGTACGCCTCCTCGGCGAGCGTGCGGGCCGCCT
Above is a window of Micromonospora coriariae DNA encoding:
- a CDS encoding ABC transporter permease, yielding MATTALVDPDTGLTQAQLAARHGLRVAGERPTLVEYSRRLWAYRHFIAAYANAKLVASYSNARLGQLWQVLTPLTNAAVYYLIFGVVLAQNDSIPNFIGYLTTGLFIFNFTQSAVLAGTQSISGNLGLIRALHFPRASLPLSTTVTQFQQLLASMVVLIGIVLVTGEPLTLKWLMLVPALLLQAVFNAGVVLLVARMGAKASDLKQVMPFIMRTWMYGSGVLYSVSLFERLPGWATTLVQFNPLLVYIELARYALLDQPPLLNESLTQLWLVAAGWALVGGIGGYIYFWRGEQEYGRG
- a CDS encoding ABC transporter ATP-binding protein, with the protein product MHATDEATVALPVLAPERIPTVVVDDAHIIYRVHKGAAGGTTPVAALRRLVKRTSAPNVREVHAVKGISFTAYRGEAIGLIGSNGSGKSTLLRAIAGLLPVNRGAIHTQGQPSLLGVNAALLNDLSGERNVTLGCLAMGMHPDDVAQQAAGIIDFSGINERGDFASLPMRTYSSGMAARLRFSIAAAKKHDVLLIDEALATGDKGFRKRSEQRVRELREGAGTVFLVSHQLSSVRDTCERTIWLESGVLRMDGPTNDVIRAYEAYANSK
- a CDS encoding bifunctional cytidylyltransferase/SDR family oxidoreductase, with translation MTQDQTTGPDATPETPAPWRPSRTVAVVLAGGTGTRLGLGIPKQLLKIAGKPIIEHTLAVFEAAPEIDEIIVLMATGHVEDARQIVEKAGLRKVTKVIEGGETRNATTRIALDAVGPADCNILFHDAVRPLLSGRIVRECVNALWTYDAVDVAIPSADTIIQVDENDCITDIPVRSRLRRGQTPQAFRSPTIREAYRIAEGDPDFAATDDCGVVLRYLPGTPIKVIDGSDENIKVTHPVDVHLADKLFQLAAAQAPRLTDHRSYTEELTGRTIVVFGGSYGIGHELTELARRLGAQVFPFSRSTTGTHVERAEDVEAALKTAFEATGRIDHVVVTAGILERGALAEMDEETMDRVLQVNFVGPVTIARQSLPYLQQTKGQLLLYTSSSYTRGRARYALYSATKAALVNLTQALADEWADVGVRVNCINPERTATPMRTRAFGEEPEHTLLAAEAVAQSSLDVLISDLTGQVIDVRRAPGDGPSASVPAQSGPGRVGSPAGAASVS
- a CDS encoding CDP-glycerol glycerophosphotransferase family protein, with product MRGDLVRKLAARCLSTGLAVLAFVVVALTGATGWGLALAVAALVAAAAEQRIRPGADLVAETTLIGAAVLVGYSRRLDDGLDSALVATALVLLGLVLLVGPLRTAGNLEIRVANLPVRAWTPLIADQLGTALLGLLGAVTLAAAVALPASVALVASLLVGAGAGAVALDLARRRFRPAGHGGAVARALRRHQPEFLLYFSAPPGSEYQVTMWLPYLERIGRPFMVVLREPEFLAPIAAATTAPVVYCPTLRALDEALVPSLRAAFYVNHGAKNSHCIRFTQLTHVQLHHGDSDKAPSANPVSGIFDRIFVAGPAAIDRYARAGVQIPAEKFVVVGRPQVESIEVRPEPVRGLAFPTVLYTPTWTGHHADADYCSLPVAEDLLHRLLERGATVILRAHPYTAHNPASARQLGRLTELLLADRARTGRQHVVGAAARELSLTECVNRSDALVSDVSGVISDYLYSGKPYAVTDMGDEGEHFVENFPLAGAGYVLRRDMSNVDEVLTALLDTDPAAEKRWVTRRHYLGDFPVESYAEAFLTAARRELAPTKTLAAPAPL
- a CDS encoding alpha/beta fold hydrolase, with product MVDESGGHTGRGPVLLLLHGMGATGDVWLPWAPLLEQHWPGRWLAPDLAGHGWSAPLPSYSFAGFAERIAHGLAPDDRIVVLGHSLGGVVGLALAARAAGLPVDAVVGLGIKAVWSPDELTRAAELAVRPISWFASRSEAARRYLRVSGLAGLIPPDHPVVDAGLRQVDGRWRLAMDPAAFAVGDLDLAALVAATDVPVVLARGEQDPMVTDAQLKEFGVPVVTLPGLGHNAHVENPGAVLALLDAYR
- a CDS encoding C39 family peptidase, with protein sequence MEDPVKHTLKRQLRRLATERPYQIVAASAAALALATTTGALIAGADDAPASQHTATTVAEMRSDTVASRGEARVASPSASTSPSTAAPTASAAASPAAKASGNPDLTRKPAPKPPATKVLDYDYQAQNTYYNCGPAATRNALSATGIDRTQDELAVELGTTEMGTNSALDTTRVLNAEVKGSPYRTRMFAGAPSPAQMDRLQADVVAAITAGRGVVANVVGDATDTDGGWHSYGGGHYIAVVGYKDNGRTVRIADSANAADPSYWITTIDLANWIATRGYSA